One Osmerus eperlanus chromosome 13, fOsmEpe2.1, whole genome shotgun sequence genomic region harbors:
- the LOC134032963 gene encoding BEN domain-containing protein 4: MDEEMQPADEGLSAPKMCRQQRGPHSSLKTFPNKRSMVKARFDRPTMVDMQLFGDGGGHHYNYHLSHHHPYQQRVQVHQTSVSTSSGQQHHATPQQQQHRFPCENRPSSRVATSTSATVGSVATVSFGSQRRVASSTALRQDPIYSPGRATLKHQSPDCTYGISSENRLILDAFAQQCSRVLSLLNGRLLEPSLLPAHIKQEESCQPGPGGESRPVGGQGGGHYPPLEKTRPEESTSITNPDEEAQRSQWNQQQTSAFLRIFTDSLQNYLLCGPQQTVPGGLEDEPCPVAEPVSGVSPGHNPGGWSSPAPSESYGHPSSTLPEEEEEEEEESCCPRCLELEQEVLSLQQENEELRNKLEHIPAPCQNVLDFFKSVLQFHNQLVQPMPEEQLTEEEEQKTIFEGSKQLLGNYPLFITNKQWDEAVNSSKKDGRRLLRYLIRFVFTTDELKYSCGLGKRKRSVHSGEPGPERRPLNPIKVTCLREFIRMHCASNPDWWMPSEEQINKVFSDAVGHARQGRAVGTFLGSSGSSTSSLYMEGYDGHLSQDELFLKGSQNGLAD, encoded by the exons ATGGACGAGGAAATGCAACCGGCAGACGAAGGACTCAGCGCCCCAAAAATGTGCCGGCAGCAGCGGGGTCCTCACAGCTCTCTAAAAACCTTTCCGAACAAGCGATCGATGGTAAAGGCGCGGTTTGACAGACCCACAATGGTGGATATGCAGCTATTTGGTGACGGTGGCGGGCATCACTACAACTATCACCTCAGTCACCACCATCCCTATCAGCAGCGCGTGCAGGTCCACCAAACCTCCGTAAGCACCAGTAGCGGCCAGCAGCATCACGCAACaccgcagcagcagcaacatcgGTTCCCCTGCGAAAACAGACCAAGTAGCAGGGTCGCGACATCCACATCAGCAACAGTGGGAAGTGTAGCAACAGTATCGTTTGGCAGCCAGCGGCGGGTCGCCAGCAGTACGGCGCTGCGCCAAGACCCCATATATTCACCTGGAAGAGCGACACTGAAGCATCAGTCTCCGGATTGCACTTATGGGATCAGCTCTG AGAACCGTCTGATTCTGGATGCCTTTGCCCAGCAGTGTAGCAGAGTTCTTAGTCTTCTCAATGGCCGCCTCCTGGAGCCCTCCCTTCTGCCTGCCCACATAAAGCAGGAGGAGTCCTGTCAGCCGGGAcctggaggggagagcaggccggtgggggggcagggtggaggccaCTACCCCCCGCTGGAGAAGACCAGACCTGAGGAGAGCACCTCCATCACCAACCCAGATGAGGAGGCCCAGCGAAGCCAGTGGAACCAGCAGCAAACCTCCGCCTTCCTCCGCATCTTCACAGACTCCCTGCAGAACTACCTGCTCTGTGGGCCCCAGCAAACTGTCCCAGGAGGCCTAGAGGATGAGCCGTGCCCAGTGGCGGAGCCCGTATCTGGGGTGTCTCCGGGTCACAACCCGGGGGGCTGGAGCTCCCCGGCTCCTTCGGAGTCATACGGCCACCCTTCGTCCACCTtgcctgaggaggaagaggaggaggaggaggagagctgctgCCCCCGCTGCctggagctggagcaggaggtGCTGAGTCTGCAGCAGGAGAACGAGGAGCTGAGGAACAAGCTGGAGCACATACCAG CTCCCTGTCAGAATGTTCTTGACTTTTTCAAGAGTGTTCTCCAGTTCCACAACCAACTGGTGCAACCCATGCCAGAAGAGCAGTTAACAGAG GAAGAAGAACAGAAAACAATCTTTGAG GGCAGTAAGCAGCTCCTGGGAAACTACCCACTGTTCATCACCAACAAGCAGTGGGACGAAGCAGTCAACTCCTCCAAGAAGGACGGGCGGCGCCTGCTGCGTTACCTGATCCGCTTTGTCTTCACCACGGACGAGCTCAAGTACTCCTGCGGCCTGGGCAAGAGGAAGCGCTCAGTCCACTCGGGAGAGCCCGGCCCGGAGAGACGACCCCTAAACCCCATCAAGGTCACCTGCCTCAGAG AGTTCATCCGAATGCACTGTGCTTCCAACCCTGACTGGTGGATGCCTTCCGAGGAGCAGATCAACAAGGTGTTCAGTGATGCGGTGGGCCACGCGCGCCAGGGCCGGGCGGTCGGCACCTTCCTGGGcagcagcggcagcagcaccagcagcctCTACATGGAGGGTTACGACGGGCACCTGTCCCAGGACGAACTGTTCCTCAAAGGCTCCCAGAACGGCCTTGCAGACTGA
- the shisa3 gene encoding protein shisa-3 homolog — MVRLLNCLLLGYLTWNLRISDAQGEYCHGWLDSNGNYHEGFQCPEDFDTMDATVCCGSCSLRYCCAAVDARLDQGSCTNDRELENTEFAAQPIYVPFLMVGSIFVAFVVVGSLVAVYCCTCLRPKQPTQQPIRFSLRSCQGETIPMILTTAPPSLRTPSRQSSTATTSSSSAGGGGSLRRYSLGGQGQGQGQSQQHGCLVSATISNSTPQPLPPPPPPPYTSPPGCMVAGSIQHPHPSSHSHPHTQLQLHQAPMHTHPSQGTGFLLPQQYFFPLQSEPFSGAKGFADFGQS; from the exons ATGGTGCGCCTCTTGAACTGCCTATTGCTGGGGTATCTGACCTGGAATCTACGGATATCAGACGCACAAGGGGAGTACTGCCATGGCTGGTTGGACAGCAATGGGAATTACCACGAGGGCTTTCAGTGTCCGGAGGACTTTGATACCATGGACGCCACTGTGTGCTGCGGGTCCTGCTCCCTGCGGTACTGCTGCGCGGCCGTGGACGCACGGCTGGACCAAGGAAGCTGCACCAATGATAGAGAGTTGGAGAACACGGAGTTTGCAGCCC AGCCCATCTACGTGCCCTTCCTCATGGTGGGCTCCATCTTCGTGGCCTTCGTGGTGGTGGGCTCCCTGGTGGCCGTCTACTGCTGCACCTGCCTGCGGCCCAAGCAGCCCACCCAGCAGCCCATCCGCTTCTCCCTCCGCAGCTGTCAGGGAGAGACCATCCCCATGATCCTCACCACCGCGCCCCCCAGCCTGCGCACCCCCTCGCGCCAGTCCAGCACCGCCACCACCAGCTCCAGCTCCGCCGGGGGCGGCGGCTCCCTGCGACGCTACTCCCTGGGGGGCCAAGGACAGGGGCAAGGCCAGAGCCAGCAACATGGGTGCCTGGTGTCTGCCACAATCTCCAACTCCACCCCTCAGCCActacctccacccccgccccctccgtACACCTCCCCTCCAGGGTGCATGGTGGCGGGAAGCATCCAGCACCCACACCCCTCCAGCCAttctcacccccacacccagctccagctccaccaggcccccatgcacacacacccctcccagggCACGGGCTTCCTCCTACCACAGCAGTACTTCTTCCCCTTGCAGTCGGAGCCCTTCTCCGGGGCCAAGGGTTTTGCAGACTTTGGCCAGAGCTGA